A window from Halomicrobium urmianum encodes these proteins:
- a CDS encoding nascent polypeptide-associated complex protein: protein MFGGGGGGLNPRKMKQMMEQMGIDMEDIDAEEVIIRTSDEELYFDDAEVQLMEAQGQKTYQVVGNPESRERGAGDSGGADAGAEGEESGDEGIPDDDVELVAMRADVDEDTAREALAETDGDLAAAVERLE, encoded by the coding sequence ATGTTCGGAGGAGGCGGCGGCGGTCTGAATCCGCGGAAGATGAAGCAGATGATGGAACAGATGGGCATCGACATGGAGGACATCGATGCCGAGGAAGTGATCATCCGGACCTCCGACGAGGAGCTGTACTTCGACGACGCCGAGGTCCAGCTCATGGAGGCCCAGGGCCAGAAGACCTACCAGGTCGTCGGGAATCCCGAATCCCGCGAGCGCGGCGCCGGCGACTCCGGCGGAGCCGACGCCGGAGCCGAGGGCGAGGAGAGCGGCGACGAGGGCATCCCGGACGACGACGTCGAACTCGTCGCGATGCGCGCCGACGTCGACGAGGACACCGCCCGGGAGGCGCTGGCCGAGACCGACGGCGACCTCGCGGCGGCCGTCGAGCGACTGGAGTGA
- a CDS encoding tRNA (adenine-N1)-methyltransferase yields MSYLFVHRERDREHLLSPGDTLESDLGIMEVPDDVEPGDVVETHLGEAFTVRGLRGPDLFEHLERTGAPMMPRDVGLVVGRTGLQSGDRVLDAGTGTGVLAAYLGRIGASVVTYERDPEFAEVARQNMADAGVADAVEVRTGDVTDELDDLGQQFDAITLDTGDAAAVVERAPDLLVPGGFVAVYSPFVEQSREAVEAAREVGLEDVESLETIQRELDVGDRGTRPSTRGVGHTGYLTFARRP; encoded by the coding sequence ATGAGCTATCTTTTCGTTCATCGAGAACGGGACCGCGAGCACCTGCTGTCGCCCGGCGACACCCTCGAGTCGGACCTCGGCATCATGGAGGTCCCCGACGATGTCGAACCCGGCGACGTCGTCGAGACGCACCTCGGCGAGGCCTTCACGGTCCGCGGCCTGCGCGGCCCGGACCTGTTCGAGCACCTCGAGCGGACCGGAGCGCCGATGATGCCCCGGGACGTCGGACTCGTGGTTGGCCGGACCGGCCTCCAGTCCGGCGACCGGGTCCTCGACGCGGGCACCGGAACGGGCGTGCTGGCGGCCTACCTCGGCCGCATCGGCGCCTCCGTGGTCACCTACGAGCGCGACCCCGAGTTCGCCGAGGTCGCCCGCCAGAACATGGCCGACGCCGGCGTCGCGGACGCCGTCGAGGTCCGGACCGGTGACGTGACCGACGAACTCGACGACTTGGGCCAGCAGTTCGACGCTATCACGCTCGACACGGGCGACGCGGCCGCCGTCGTCGAGCGGGCACCGGACCTGCTGGTGCCCGGCGGCTTCGTCGCCGTCTACTCGCCGTTCGTCGAGCAGTCCCGCGAGGCCGTCGAGGCGGCCCGCGAGGTCGGCCTCGAAGACGTCGAGTCCCTGGAGACCATCCAGCGCGAACTCGACGTCGGCGACCGCGGCACCCGCCCCTCGACACGGGGCGTCGGCCACACCGGCTACCTCACCTTCGCGCGCCGGCCGTAG
- a CDS encoding sulfatase family protein, whose translation MDARPNVVLLHCHDLGQYLGCYGVDVETPNVDRLAAEGARFANHFTAAPQCSPSRGSLHTGLYPHQHGLVGLAHTDWELDVRRTLPYRLSKLGYETHQFGLQHVSEEPERLGYDEIHTAGTLSPGVSPAVHSANRARDVAETVATYLTNGLGSPFFASIGFFEAHRVLEDDGGDDPLYGFGDRYDLPDPEAVEVPGYLPDDPGVREDLAALQGMVRALDDGVGTVLDALAAAGIDDETLVVFTTEHGVAFPRAKGTCYDPGIEGVLLARYPPLIDPGTVYEGLVSNVDILPTIIDAVADEIPDYVEGRSLVPLFDDRPFAERDAAFAELTWHGTYSPVRAIRTDRYKYVRHFWHGSRVFMPDDVFASRAGRAVRGRYGLTSDVSEELYDLEADPWEQENVAADEAYDQVREELAKRLGGWLRETSDPILDGPIPPADYDELFAGLE comes from the coding sequence ATGGACGCCCGGCCCAACGTGGTCCTCTTGCACTGTCACGACCTCGGCCAGTACCTGGGCTGCTACGGGGTCGACGTCGAGACGCCGAACGTCGACCGTCTGGCGGCGGAGGGCGCCCGGTTCGCGAACCACTTCACTGCCGCGCCGCAGTGCTCGCCGAGCCGCGGGAGCCTCCACACCGGGCTCTACCCCCACCAGCACGGGCTCGTGGGGCTCGCACACACGGACTGGGAACTGGACGTCCGGCGGACGCTCCCGTATCGCCTGTCGAAACTGGGCTACGAGACCCACCAGTTCGGCCTCCAGCACGTCTCAGAGGAACCGGAGCGGCTCGGGTACGACGAGATCCACACCGCTGGGACGCTCTCCCCGGGGGTCTCGCCCGCCGTCCACTCCGCGAACCGGGCCCGCGACGTCGCGGAGACGGTGGCGACCTACCTCACGAACGGGCTCGGGTCGCCCTTCTTTGCCTCCATCGGGTTCTTCGAGGCCCACCGCGTCCTCGAGGACGACGGCGGGGACGACCCGCTGTACGGCTTCGGCGACCGCTACGACTTGCCGGACCCGGAAGCCGTCGAGGTGCCGGGGTACCTGCCCGACGATCCGGGGGTTCGCGAGGATCTGGCGGCGCTGCAGGGCATGGTCCGCGCCCTCGACGATGGCGTGGGGACGGTCCTCGACGCGCTCGCTGCCGCCGGCATCGACGACGAGACGCTCGTCGTCTTCACGACCGAGCACGGCGTCGCGTTCCCGCGGGCGAAGGGCACCTGCTACGATCCCGGCATCGAGGGCGTCCTCCTTGCGCGGTACCCGCCGCTGATCGATCCCGGGACGGTCTACGAGGGCCTGGTGAGCAACGTCGACATCCTGCCGACGATAATCGACGCCGTCGCCGACGAGATCCCGGACTACGTCGAGGGGCGGAGCCTCGTCCCCCTGTTCGACGATCGGCCGTTCGCCGAGCGCGACGCGGCGTTCGCGGAGCTGACCTGGCACGGCACGTACAGCCCGGTCCGGGCGATCAGGACGGACCGGTACAAGTACGTGCGCCACTTCTGGCACGGCTCCCGCGTGTTCATGCCCGACGACGTGTTCGCGAGCCGGGCCGGGAGAGCGGTTCGGGGCCGCTACGGCCTGACATCGGACGTGTCCGAGGAGCTGTACGACCTCGAAGCGGATCCCTGGGAGCAGGAGAACGTCGCCGCGGACGAGGCGTACGACCAGGTCCGCGAGGAACTCGCCAAGCGGCTCGGGGGCTGGCTCCGCGAGACGAGCGACCCGATCCTCGACGGACCGATCCCGCCCGCGGACTACGACGAGCTGTTCGCGGGTCTGGAGTAA
- a CDS encoding Rid family detoxifying hydrolase — translation MEEITTDDAPESIGPYSQGIRDGDRIYVSGQGPIDPDSGDVVSQDVGEQTAKTLENVAAILEAGGASLDDVLKTTVFVSDMRYYDDVNEVYGEHMSDPYPARSAVEVVKLPVDIKVEIEAIATV, via the coding sequence ATGGAGGAGATCACCACCGACGACGCGCCGGAGAGCATCGGACCGTACTCGCAGGGAATCCGCGACGGCGACCGGATCTACGTCTCCGGGCAGGGGCCGATCGACCCCGACAGCGGCGACGTGGTCAGCCAGGACGTCGGCGAGCAGACCGCGAAGACGCTGGAGAACGTCGCGGCCATCCTGGAGGCCGGCGGCGCCTCGCTGGACGACGTGCTCAAGACGACCGTCTTCGTCTCGGACATGCGGTACTACGACGACGTCAACGAGGTGTACGGCGAGCACATGAGCGACCCCTATCCCGCCCGCAGCGCCGTCGAGGTCGTCAAGCTCCCCGTCGACATCAAGGTCGAGATTGAGGCCATCGCGACGGTCTGA
- a CDS encoding LabA-like NYN domain-containing protein yields MTVTHPGQRVGVLADAQNLYHSARSLYTRNIDYSALLEEAVDDRDLTRAIAYVIRADADDEETFFEALVDIGFETRIKDIKTFGDGSKKADWDVGMSLDAVSLAPHVDTVVLCTGDGDFARLCRYLRHEGVRVETMGFAESTAEELIEAADDFRDLSEESDRFLL; encoded by the coding sequence ATGACCGTGACACATCCGGGCCAGCGCGTGGGCGTCCTGGCCGACGCGCAGAACCTGTATCACTCCGCCCGGAGCCTCTACACGCGCAACATCGACTACTCGGCGCTGCTGGAGGAGGCCGTCGACGACCGCGACCTGACCCGCGCCATCGCCTACGTCATCCGGGCCGACGCCGACGACGAGGAGACCTTCTTCGAGGCGCTGGTCGACATCGGATTCGAGACGCGCATCAAGGACATCAAGACGTTCGGCGACGGCTCGAAGAAGGCCGACTGGGACGTCGGGATGAGCCTCGACGCCGTCTCGCTGGCGCCCCACGTCGACACCGTCGTCCTCTGTACCGGCGACGGCGACTTCGCCCGCCTGTGTCGCTACCTGCGCCACGAGGGCGTCCGCGTCGAGACGATGGGCTTCGCAGAGTCGACCGCCGAGGAGCTGATCGAGGCCGCCGACGACTTCCGCGACCTCAGCGAGGAGTCGGACCGATTCCTGCTGTAG
- a CDS encoding PUA domain-containing protein yields the protein MTDRDLGLLRRAADYQFGAGAGAALFGDGEDLSVSHTSSGRPRQVTAPEGRLATYATDGRFVLGAAGGRRLQAAHEPPRHRVVVGSESEPYVREGRNTFAKFVRAADPGIRPGDEALVVHEDGDLLGVGRAELPGEAMLDFETGMAVKVRHGIEAE from the coding sequence ATGACCGACCGCGATCTGGGCCTGCTCCGACGCGCGGCCGACTACCAGTTCGGCGCCGGCGCCGGGGCGGCGCTGTTCGGCGACGGCGAGGACCTGAGCGTGAGCCACACGAGTTCGGGTCGCCCGCGACAGGTGACGGCCCCTGAGGGGCGGCTGGCGACCTACGCGACGGACGGCCGCTTCGTGCTCGGCGCCGCTGGCGGGCGACGCCTGCAGGCGGCCCACGAGCCGCCGCGCCACCGCGTCGTCGTGGGATCGGAGAGCGAGCCCTACGTCCGCGAGGGGCGCAATACATTCGCAAAGTTCGTGCGGGCGGCCGACCCCGGCATCCGGCCGGGCGACGAGGCGCTGGTCGTCCACGAGGACGGCGATCTGCTGGGCGTGGGCCGCGCCGAGCTACCCGGCGAGGCCATGCTCGACTTCGAGACGGGGATGGCGGTGAAGGTCCGCCACGGGATCGAAGCCGAGTAG